In Botrytis cinerea B05.10 chromosome 3, complete sequence, the genomic stretch taGCATCCGTCTTCTTTCTACTCTCCATACGCAACAATTccctcttcaacttctccttctcgtcttcgtcctTAGTTTTCCTAATCGTCTCCTttaatttcttcatttcatcctcTCGATAATCAACCAAGAAATCGTAgttcttttcaatcttttgcATATCAACCGGACCATTTGTCGGCTCAAATCGTGGGTCTCGAATCTCCCTTTTCTTGACAGGTACGACTTCTCTGCGACGGGATACGGCTTTCTTACTGGAGACTTCGGTAGGTGCATTTTTGCTGCTGCGGGTAAAGTCTCGTTGGTCCTTCTTTCCGGCTTTACGTTCGGTAGCTTCATtatcttcccatccatcaccattactcttttttaaatttttcgAGTCCCTTTTACTGGGTTTGGACATGGTAGCTTGTGCTTTAGCCAATGCGCCGAAAGAGATCGAGGCCGCGCCATTGGATGCCTCTTCTTCAGATTCAGATAATTCCTATTGAATATTAGTCAAAGATCTATATTTGGCTTTGATGAATCTAacctcatcatcgtcatcatctaCTTCCTCGTCGCTGGAACTTCCTCCTTCCGCATCATTTTTACCGGTTTCTGACGGAGCAGAATCTGAAGaagattcttcaatttcttctgaAGCctctcttcttgctctcACGCGCCTCTGTAGGCCAGTGTCTAGTGCTTTTCTCTTTGTTGATAACATCGCCAAATTTCGTAGTTGCTCAGGTTTTAATTTCTTAAAGATTGAGTGATATGGGGATTTTTTTGCCAATCTCTGACAATCTCAAGGCGGTGAGTTACGGAACAACAAAATTCCGATTAGTTTCGATTATTCTATTATCGATTTTTCGAGTTCATCTTCAGCCTTGTATCGACCAGAAGGTAAACTTTCTAGCTGATGTCCCTAGCACGTTCTTTTGTGTCAACGCTCAGTGCAGTAGAGTTGAGGTACATTACTGCAAGGAAATTCTCTTCAACTAATAATGTATTAAATCAATTGGGACGAAACGATTCAGAACAAACACCATCATCAAAACCAAGGTTCGGCGAAAGGAATCGAAAACATCCCGGAGTACCATTCAGATCTGGGGACGAACGTAAGAGTGATAGAGTACCCAAATTTGGCGATAAAAAGACTCCATTGCTAAATCACAGTGGTCTCAAAGATATCCCgacaaatatatcaaagccATTGTATCCGCTATTACGATCACCATATTTTGCAAGCAAACCAGATCCACTACAAAGTCAGGCATTTTTCTATCCTTCATTCATTAAACATCTTGGGGAAAAGAAGCCATCGACCAAGGAGAAAATGGCTCCTATGTCCAAAGATGCGAGAACACAACCTTCAAGAGCCTCAGGTGGTGTCCCAAACCCTACCAGCGACTACCTAGAAAAGTCCTATACCAAGCCAGATCAAGCACCCGTTCCCTCCCCTCTGGCCCGCCATCTCCTCGTCGTCATCGATCTAAATGGCACGCTTCTCTACCGCCCCAACCGCAAATCTCCTACTAAATTTACTGCCCGTCCGCACGCTGAGAAGTTCCTACAATACTGCATCGATACCTTTTCTGTCGTAATCTGGTCATCAGCTAGATCGCAAAATGTGATCCCCATGTGCAAAACTATTCTCACTCCCAAGCTCCGACAAAATATTATTGCCATTTGGGGTCGCGAAACCTTCGGTCTCAGTTCCATGGATTACAATACTCGTGT encodes the following:
- the Bcrrp36 gene encoding Bcrrp36; protein product: MLSTKRKALDTGLQRRVRARREASEEIEESSSDSAPSETGKNDAEGGSSSDEEVDDDDDEELSESEEEASNGAASISFGALAKAQATMSKPSKRDSKNLKKSNGDGWEDNEATERKAGKKDQRDFTRSSKNAPTEVSSKKAVSRRREVVPVKKREIRDPRFEPTNGPVDMQKIEKNYDFLVDYREDEMKKLKETIRKTKDEDEKEKLKRELLRMESRKKTDARKRKAREVLDKHRKEEKELVKEGKTPYYLKKAEQKKRVLLDTFGELKGRQLDRVIERRRKKVEGKEKKNMPRARRMVD